The following are encoded together in the Astyanax mexicanus isolate ESR-SI-001 chromosome 8, AstMex3_surface, whole genome shotgun sequence genome:
- the LOC103025969 gene encoding serine-rich adhesin for platelets-like isoform X44, translated as MITTKSETSKETTADSGTSSETSTETGTSKERTTTHSETSKGQTTADSGTSNVITTESGTSKETTADSGTSNIITTRSETSKETTADSGTSSETSTETVTSKERTTTHSETSKGQTTADSGTSSETSTETVTSKERTTTHSETSKGQTTADSGTSSETSTESGTSKERTTTHSETSKGQTTADSGTSSETSTETGTSKERTTTHSETSKGQTTADSEASSETSNETVTSKGKTTLIPRTSNERTTDFATSKGRTTANSPTSKGRTTVDSGASSETTTKPLTTKERTTKESKTSKGNTADSGTASETTTKPLTTKERTTKESETSKGRATADSQTTADSGASSGTTKKTVTSKERTTTDCETSKGQTTADSRTSKGRTSAKSWSSNESPTAESNESVTTKETTSTLRTSKGKTTTISVTSKGRTTTDYRPSKGRTSAKSWSSNESPTAESGSSKETSFESETSSETSNESVTTKERTTSKSRTSKGKTTAVSVTSKGRTTADSRPSKGRTSAESWSSNESPSIESGSSEETSVESETSAETSNESVTPNVRTTSKGKTTEAKTSKGRTEAVTSKGRTEAVTSQGKTTEAKTSKGRTEAVTSQVKTEAVTSKGRTEAVTSQGKTTEAKTSKGKTTAVSVTSKGRTSKSGSSAESTTAESGISKDTTSLESEASSETSNETVTSKGKTTLIPRTSNERTTDFATSKGRTTANSPTSKGRTTVDSGASSETTTKPLTTKERTTKESKTSKGNTADSGTASETTTKPLTTKERTTKESETSKGRATADSQTTADSGASSGTTKKTVTSKERTTTDCETSKGQTTADSRTSKGRTSAKSWSSNESPTAESNESVTTKETTSTLRTSKGKTTTISVTSKGRTTTDYRPSKGRTSAKSWSSNESPTAESGSSKETSFESETSSETSNESVTTKERTTSKSRTSKGKTTAVSVTSKGRTTADSRPSKGRTSAESWSSNESPSIESGSSEETSVESETSAETSNESVTPNVRTTSKGKTTEAKTSKGRTEAVTSKGRTEAVTSQGKTTEAKTSKGRTEAVTSQVKTEAVTSKGRTEAVTSQGKTTEAKTSKGKTTAVSVTSKGRTSKSGSSAESTTAESGISKDTTSLESEASSETSNETVTSKGKTTLIPRTSNERTTDFSTSKGRTTANSPTSKGRTTVDSGASSETTTKPLTTKERTTKESKTSKGNTADSGTASETTTKPLTTKERTTKESETSKGRATADSQTTADSGASSGTTKKTVTSKERTTTDCETSKGQTTADSRTSKGRTSAKSWSSNESPTAESNESVTTKETTSTLRTSKGKTTTVSVTSKGRTTTDSRPSKGRTSAKSWSSNESPTAESGSSKETSFESETSSETSNESVTTKERTTSKSRTSKGKTTAVSVTSKGRTTADSRPSKGRTSAESWSSNESPSIESGSSEETSVESETSAETSNESVTPNVRTTSKGKTTEAKTSKGRTEAVTSKGRTEAVTSQGKTTEAKTSKGRTEAVTSQVKTEAVTSQGRTEAVTSQGKTTEAKTSKGRTEAVTSQGKTTEAKTSNGRTEAVTSQVKTEAVTSQGRTEAVTSQGRTEAVTSQGKTEAVTSKGRTEAVTSQGRTEAVTSKGRTEAVTSQGRTEAVTSKGRTEAVTSQGKTTEAKTSKGRTEAVTSQVKTEAVTSKGRTEAVTSQVKTEAVTSQGRTEAVTSHGRTEAVTSHGRTEAVTSQGKTEAVTSQGRTEAVTSKGRTEAVTSQGKTTEAKTSKGRTEAVTSQVKTEAVTSQGRTTEAVTQQTLTISKCNMLISTMDKSAANRSSSEGFLNISQVADLALGSAGGHNTEIIKQIFYCLKEENTLQEFLETLCNKSKTIEPAVRDFMMNQTFGIISAQFSQFSRADWNDWFCIRLVPLLPSLTAEMLKTIVAKVDCGVYQIIVQGLNMAFENMPLSSQKDITLVLVNYLKQSQKLNGSGTPCKSDTNNSNAWLLINFGKFYIHANLVDLQLLNPDLIKNTTQVSYLNISSEALQNADMMKVVFDRLKEGNALKNVQEFLMVLSNVSKTIQINPVVRDFMMNQTFGIISAQFSQFSRADWNDWFCIRLVPLLPSLTAEMLKTIVAKVDCGVYQIIVQGLNMAFENMPLSSQKDITLVLVNYLKQSHKLNGSGTPCKSDTNNSNAWLLINFGKFYIHANLVDLQLLNPDLIKNTTQVSYLNISSEALQNADMMKVVFDHLKEGNALKNVQEFLTALSNVSKTIQINPVVRDFMMNQTFGIISAQFSQFSRADWNDWFCIRLVPLLPSLTADMLKTIVAKVDCGVYQIIVQGLNVAFENMPLSSQKDITLVLVNYLKQSHKLNGSGTPCKSDTSNSNAWLLINFGKFYIHVNLDDLQLLNPDLIKNTTQVSYLNISSEALQNADMMKVVFHRLKEGNALKNVQDFLTALSNVSKTIQINPAVRDFMMNQTFGIISAQFSQFSRADWNDWFCIRLVPLLPSLTAEMLKTIVAKVDCGVYQIIVQGLNMAFENMPLSSQKDITLVLVNYLKQSQKLNGSGTPCKSDTNNSNAWLLINFGKFYIHANLVDLQLLNPDLIKNTTQVSYLNISSEALQNADMMKVVFDRLKEGNALKNVQDFLSALSDVSKTIQINPVVRDFMMNQTFGIISAQFSQFSRADWNDWFCIRLVPLLPSLTGEMLKTIVAKVDCGVYQIIVKGLNMAFENMPLSSQKNITLVLLNYLKNSWKLSGSDSRCGSDTITSTDWLLANFGKYCVHVSLEDLQSINPEFSKLPSLGLFKESQVYYLNISGSGSSQNTDMIKAVFDQIKEGNALTNLQQFLGAFANSSKTVQLQPALTDLMMNQTFGIISSYFSSFSRAEWDDWFCVKLVPLFPSLTSEMLKTILAKVDCSTYQIIVKGLDMAFDKMSLSKQKDITLVLMNYMKQSQKVSGSGLPCRSDTNTSTAWLLVNFGKFSIHASSDDLQSLSPDFSKVPSLGLYNVSQVYYLNMSSEALQNTDAIKVVFDRLKEGDALKNLQAFLAALANSSKTLQSQPLARDFIMNQTFGIISSRFSNFSRADWNDWFCSKLVPLLPSLTGNMLKSTLTKVDCGVYQIIVKGLNMTYENMSGSKQKEITLALVNYLKDMQKINSSGIPCSSTTNTYTDWVLANFGKYSTSVSQEDLQLLNKGFFKMT; from the exons atgatcacaacaaaatctgagacttcaaaagaaaccacagctgattctggaacttcatctgaaacctcaacagaaactggaacttcaaaagaaagaacaacaacacattctgaaacttcaaagggacaaacaacagctgattctggaacttctaACGTAATCACaacagaatctggaacttcaaaagaaacAACAGCAGATTCTGGAACTTCAAACATAATCACAACAAGATCTGAGACTTCAAAAGAaaccacagctgattctggaacttcatctgaaacatcaacagaaactgtaacttcaaaagaaagaacaacaacacattctgaaacttcaaagggacagacaacagctgattctggaacttcatctgaaacatcaacagaaactgtaacttcaaaagaaagaacaacaacacattctgaaacttcaaagggacagacaacagctgattctggaacttcatctgaaacatcaacagaatctggaacttcaaaagaaagaacaacaacacattctgaaacttcaaagggacaaacaacagctgattctggaacttcatctgaaacatcaacagaaactggaacttcaaaagaaagaacaacaacacattctgaaacttcaaagggacaaacaacagcaGATTCTGAAgcttcatctgaaacatcaaacGAAACGGTAACTTCAAAAGGTAAAACAACATTAATACCTAGGACATCAAATGAAAGAACAACAGATTTCGCAACTTCAAAGGGCAGAACAACAGCGAATTCTCCAACTTCAAAGGGCCGAACAACAGTTGATTCTGGagcttcatctgaaacaacaacaaaaccttTAActacaaaagaaagaacaacaaaagAATCTAAAACTTCAAAAGGAaacacagctgattctggaactgcatctgaaacaacaacaaaaccttTAActacaaaagaaagaacaacaaaagaatctgaaacttcaaagggaaGAGCAACAGCAGATTCtcaaacaacagctgattctggagcTTCATctggaacaacaaaaaaaactgttacttcaaaagaaagaacaacaacagattgtgaaacttcaaagggacaaacaacagcaGATTCTAGAACATCAAAGGGAAGAACATCAGCAAAGTCTTGGTCATCAAATGAAAGCCCAACAGCAGAATCAAATGAATCTGTAACTACAAAAGAAACAACGTCAACATTGAGAACTTCAaaaggaaaaacaacaacaatttctGTAACTTCAAAGGGAAGAACAACCACAGATTATAGACCATCAAAGGGAAGAACATCAGCAAAGTCTTGGTCATCAAATGAAAGCCCAACAGCAGAATCTGGAAGTTCAAAAGAAACATCATTTGAATCTGAAACTTCCTCTGAGACATCAAATGAATCTGTAActacaaaagaaagaacaacatcaAAATCGAGAACTTCAAAAGGAAAAACAACAGCAGTTTCTGTAACTTCAAAGGGAAGGACAACCGCAGATTCTAGACCATCAAAGGGAAGAACATCAGCAGAATCTTGGTCATCAAATGAAAGCCCATCAATAGAATCTGGAAGTTCAGAAGAAACGTCAGTTGAATCTGAAACGTCAGCTGAAACATCAAATGAATCTGTAACTCCAAATGTAAGAACAACATCAAAAGGAAAAACAACAGAAGCTAAAACTTCAAAAGGAAGAACAGAAGCTGTAACTTCAAAAGGAAGAACAGAAGCTGTAACTTCACAAGGAAAAACAACAGAAGCTAAAACTTCAAAAGGAAGAACAGAAGCTGTAACTTCACAAGTTAAAACAGAAGCTGTAACTTCAAAAGGAAGAACAGAAGCTGTAACTTCACAAGGAAAAACAACAGAAGCTAAAACTTCAAAAGGAAAAACAACAGCAGTTTCTGTAACTTCAAAGGGAAGAACATCAAAATCTGGGTCATCAGCTGAAAGCACAACAGCAGAATCTGGAATTTCAAAAGATACAACGTCACTTGAATCTGAAgcttcatctgaaacatcaaacGAAACGGTAACTTCAAAAGGTAAAACAACATTAATACCTAGGACATCAAATGAAAGAACAACAGATTTCGCAACTTCAAAGGGCAGAACAACAGCGAATTCTCCAACTTCAAAGGGCCGAACAACAGTTGATTCTGGagcttcatctgaaacaacaacaaaaccttTAActacaaaagaaagaacaacaaaagAATCTAAAACTTCAAAAGGAaacacagctgattctggaactgcatctgaaacaacaacaaaaccttTAActacaaaagaaagaacaacaaaagaatctgaaacttcaaagggaaGAGCAACAGCAGATTCtcaaacaacagctgattctggagcTTCATctggaacaacaaaaaaaactgttacttcaaaagaaagaacaacaacagattgtgaaacttcaaagggacaaacaacagcaGATTCTAGAACATCAAAGGGAAGAACATCAGCAAAGTCTTGGTCATCAAATGAAAGCCCAACAGCAGAATCAAATGAATCTGTAACTACAAAAGAAACAACGTCAACATTGAGAACTTCAaaaggaaaaacaacaacaatttctGTAACTTCAAAGGGAAGAACAACCACAGATTATAGACCATCAAAGGGAAGAACATCAGCAAAGTCTTGGTCATCAAATGAAAGCCCAACAGCAGAATCTGGAAGTTCAAAAGAAACATCATTTGAATCTGAAACTTCCTCTGAGACATCAAATGAATCTGTAActacaaaagaaagaacaacatcaAAATCGAGAACTTCAAAAGGAAAAACAACAGCAGTTTCTGTAACTTCAAAGGGAAGGACAACCGCAGATTCTAGACCATCAAAGGGAAGAACATCAGCAGAATCTTGGTCATCAAATGAAAGCCCATCAATAGAATCTGGAAGTTCAGAAGAAACGTCAGTTGAATCTGAAACGTCAGCTGAAACATCAAATGAATCTGTAACTCCAAATGTAAGAACAACATCAAAAGGAAAAACAACAGAAGCTAAAACTTCAAAAGGAAGAACAGAAGCTGTAACTTCAAAAGGAAGAACAGAAGCTGTAACTTCACAAGGAAAAACAACAGAAGCTAAAACTTCAAAAGGAAGAACAGAAGCTGTAACTTCACAAGTTAAAACAGAAGCTGTAACTTCAAAAGGAAGAACAGAAGCTGTAACTTCACAAGGAAAAACAACAGAAGCTAAAACTTCAAAAGGAAAAACAACAGCAGTTTCTGTAACTTCAAAGGGAAGAACATCAAAATCTGGGTCATCAGCTGAAAGCACAACAGCAGAATCTGGAATTTCAAAAGATACAACGTCACTTGAATCTGAAgcttcatctgaaacatcaaacGAAACGGTAACTTCAAAAGGTAAAACAACATTAATACCTAGGACATCAAATGAAAGAACAACAGATTTCTCAACTTCAAAGGGCAGAACAACAGCGAATTCTCCAACTTCAAAGGGCCGAACAACAGTTGATTCTGGagcttcatctgaaacaacaacaaaaccttTAActacaaaagaaagaacaacaaaagAATCTAAAACTTCAAAAGGAaacacagctgattctggaactgcatctgaaacaacaacaaaaccttTAActacaaaagaaagaacaacaaaagaatctgaaacttcaaagggaaGAGCAACAGCAGATTCtcaaacaacagctgattctggagcTTCATctggaacaacaaaaaaaactgttacttcaaaagaaagaacaacaacagattgtgaaacttcaaagggacaaacaacagcaGATTCTAGAACATCAAAGGGAAGAACATCAGCAAAGTCTTGGTCATCAAATGAAAGCCCAACAGCAGAATCAAATGAATCTGTAACTACAAAAGAAACAACGTCAACATTGAGAACTTCAAAAGGAAAAACAACAACAGTTTCTGTAACTTCAAAGGGAAGAACAACCACAGATTCTAGACCATCAAAGGGAAGAACATCAGCAAAGTCTTGGTCATCAAATGAAAGCCCAACAGCAGAATCTGGAAGTTCAAAAGAAACATCATTTGAATCTGAAACTTCCTCTGAGACATCAAATGAATCTGTAActacaaaagaaagaacaacatcaAAATCGAGAACTTCAAAAGGAAAAACAACAGCAGTTTCTGTAACTTCAAAGGGAAGGACAACCGCAGATTCTAGACCATCAAAGGGAAGAACATCAGCAGAATCTTGGTCATCAAATGAAAGCCCATCAATAGAATCTGGAAGTTCAGAAGAAACGTCAGTTGAATCTGAAACGTCAGCTGAAACATCAAATGAATCTGTAACTCCAAATGTAAGAACAACATCAAAAGGAAAAACAACAGAAGCTAAAACTTCAAAAGGAAGAACAGAAGCTGTAACTTCAAAAGGAAGAACAGAAGCTGTAACTTCACAAGGAAAAACAACAGAAGCTAAAACTTCAAAAGGAAGAACAGAAGCTGTAACTTCACAAGTTAAAACAGAAGCTGTAACTTCACAAGGAAGAACAGAAGCTGTAACTTCACAAGGAAAAACAACAGAAGCTAAAACTTCAAAAGGAAGAACAGAAGCTGTAACTTCACAAGGAAAAACAACAGAAGCTAAAACTTCAAACGGAAGAACAGAAGCTGTAACTTCACAAGTTAAAACAGAAGCTGTAACTTCACAAGGAAGAACAGAAGCTGTAACTTCACAAGGAAGAACAGAAGCTGTAACTTCACAAGGAAAAACAGAAGCTGTAACTTCAAAAGGAAGAACAGAAGCTGTAACTTCACAAGGAAGAACAGAAGCTGTAACTTCAAAAGGAAGAACAGAAGCTGTAACTTCACAAGGAAGAACAGAAGCTGTAACTTCAAAAGGAAGAACAGAAGCTGTAACTTCACAAGGAAAAACAACAGAAGCTAAAACTTCAAAAGGAAGAACAGAAGCTGTAACTTCACAAGTTAAAACAGAAGCTGTAACTTCAAAAGGAAGAACAGAAGCTGTAACTTCACAAGTTAAAACAGAAGCTGTAACTTCACAAGGAAGAACAGAAGCTGTAACTTCACACGGAAGAACAGAAGCTGTAACTTCACACGGAAGAACAGAAGCTGTAACTTCACAAGGAAAAACAGAAGCTGTAACTTCACAAGGAAGAACAGAAGCTGTAACTTCAAAAGGAAGAACAGAAGCTGTAACTTCACAAGGAAAAACAACAGAAGCTAAAACTTCAAAAGGAAGAACAGAAGCTGTAACTTCACAAGTTAAAACAGAAGCTGTAACTTCACAAGGAAGAACAACAGAAGCTGTAACACAACAAACCTTAACAATCAGTAAATGCAACATGTTAATCTCCACAATGGATAAAAGTGCAGCTAATAGATCTTCATCAGAGGGATTTTTGAATATATCTCAAGTAGCTGATCTAGCCTTGGGTTCTGCAGGAGGACACAACACAGAAATCATCAAGCAAATATTTTATTGTCTGAAGGAAGAAAATACTTTGCAAGAATTCTTGGAAACTCTGTGCAATAAATCAAAG ACTATAGAACCTGCGGTGAGGGACTTCATGATGAATCAGACATTTGGTATAATCAGTGCTCAGTTCTCCCAGTTCTCCAGAGCTGATTGGAATGACTGGTTTTGTATCAGACTGGTTCCTCTCCTCCCCAGTCTGACTGCAGAGATGCTAAAAACTATAGTAGCAAAGGTCGACTGTGGCGTTTACCAAATAAT AGTTCAAGGCTTGAACATGGCATTTGAGAACATGCCTTTGAGTTCTCAGAAGGACATCACGCTTGTTCTGGTGAATTACCTGAAGCAGTCTCAGAAACTCAATGGTTCAG GCACACCTTGCAAATCGGACACTAATAATTCCAATGCTTGGCTTTTGATCAACTTCGGCAAATTCTACATCCATGCTAATCTGGTTGATCTGCAGCTGCTCAATCCTGATTTGATTAAG AATACGACCCAAGTCTCTTATCTGAACATCAGTTCTGAAGCACTTCAGAATGCAGATATGATGAAAGTGGTTTTTGATCGTCTGAAGGAAGGCAATGCTTTGAAGAACGTTCAAGAGTTCCTGATGGTTCTTTCTAACGTCTCAAAG ACGATACAAATAAATCCTGTGGTGAGGGACTTCATGATGAATCAGACATTTGGTATAATCAGTGCTCAGTTCTCCCAGTTCTCCAGAGCTGATTGGAATGACTGGTTTTGTATCAGACTGGTTCCTCTCCTCCCCAGTCTGACTGCAGAGATGCTAAAAACCATAGTAGCAAAGGTCGACTGTGGCGTTTACCAAATAAT AGTTCAAGGCTTGAACATGGCATTTGAGAACATGCCTTTGAGTTCTCAGAAGGACATCACGCTTGTTCTGGTGAATTACCTGAAGCAGTCTCATAAACTCAATGGTTCAG GCACACCTTGCAAATCGGACACTAATAATTCCAATGCTTGGCTTTTGATCAACTTCGGCAAATTCTACATCCATGCTAATCTGGTTGATCTACAGCTGCTCAATCCTGATTTGATTAAG AATACGACCCAAGTCTCTTATCTGAACATCAGTTCTGAAGCACTTCAGAACGCAGATATGATGAAAGTGGTTTTTGACCATCTGAAGGAAGGCAATGCTTTGAAGAACGTTCAAGAGTTCCTTACGGCTCTTTCTAACGTCTCAAAG ACGATACAAATAAATCCTGTGGTGAGGGACTTCATGATGAATCAGACATTTGGTATAATCAGTGCTCAGTTCTCCCAGTTCTCCAGAGCTGATTGGAATGACTGGTTTTGTATCAGACTGGTTCCTCTCCTCCCCAGTCTGACTGCAGATATGCTAAAAACCATAGTAGCAAAGGTCGACTGTGGAGTTTACCAAATAAT AGTTCAAGGCTTGAACGTGGCATTTGAGAACATGCCTTTGAGTTCTCAGAAGGACATCACGCTTGTTCTGGTGAATTACCTGAAGCAGTCTCATAAACTCAATGGTTCAG GCACACCTTGTAAATCGGACACTAGTAATTCCAATGCTTGGCTTTTGATCAACTTCGGCAAATTCTACATCCATGTCAATCTGGATGATCTGCAGCTGCTCAATCCTGATTTGATTAAG AATACGACCCAAGTCTCTTATCTGAACATCAGTTCTGAAGCACTTCAGAACGCAGATATGATGAAAGTGGTTTTTCACCGTCTGAAGGAAGGCAATGCTTTGAAGAACGTTCAAGATTTCCTGACGGCTCTTTCTAACGTCTCAAAG ACGATACAAATAAATCCTGCGGTGAGGGACTTCATGATGAATCAGACATTTGGTATAATCAGTGCTCAGTTCTCCCAGTTCTCCAGAGCTGATTGGAATGACTGGTTTTGTATCAGACTGGTTCCTCTCCTCCCCAGTCTGACTGCAGAGATGCTAAAAACCATAGTAGCAAAGGTCGACTGTGGCGTTTACCAAATAAT AGTTCAAGGCTTGAACATGGCATTTGAGAACATGCCTTTGAGTTCTCAGAAGGACATCACCCTTGTTCTGGTGAATTACCTGAAGCAGTCTCAGAAACTCAATGGTTCAG GCACACCTTGCAAATCAGACACTAATAATTCCAATGCTTGGCTTTTGATCAACTTTGGCAAATTCTACATCCATGCTAATCTGGTTGATCTACAGCTGCTCAATCCTGATTTGATTAAG AATACGACCCAAGTCTCTTATCTGAACATCAGTTCTGAAGCACTTCAGAACGCAGATATGATGAAAGTGGTTTTTGATCGTCTGAAGGAAGGCAATGCTTTGAAGAATGTTCAAGATTTCCTGTCGGCTCTTTCTGACGTCTCAAAG ACGATACAAATAAATCCTGTGGTGAGGGACTTCATGATGAATCAGACATTTGGTATAATCAGTGCTCAGTTCTCCCAGTTCTCCAGAGCTGATTGGAATGACTGGTTTTGTATCAGACTGGTTCCTCTACTCCCCAGTCTGACTGGAGAGATGTTAAAAACCATAGTAGCGAAGGTCGACTGTGGAGTTTACCAAATAAT TGTTAAAGGCTTGAACATGGCATTTGAGAACATGCCTTTGAGTTCTCAGAAGAACATCACACTTGTTTTGTTGAATTACCTGAAGAATTCCTGGAAACTCAGTGGTTCAG ACTCACGTTGTGGATCTGACACCATTACCTCCACGGATTGGCTTTTGGCAAACTTTGGCAAATACTGTGTCCATGTAAGTTTGGAAGATCTACAGTCAATCAATCCTGAGTTTTCTAAG CTTCCATCGCTGGGACTGTTCAAGGAGTCTCAGGTCTACTACCTGAACATAAGTGGATCTGGATCCAGTCAGAACACAGATATGATCAAAGCTGTTTTTGACCAGATAAAGGAAGGCAATGCTTTGACAAATCTTCAGCAGTTTTTGGGGGCTTTTGCAAATAGCTCAAAG ACAGTACAACTGCAACCTGCGCTGACTGACTTAATGATGAATCAGACGTTTGGCATAATCAGCAGTTATTTCTCAAGCTTTTCCAGAGCTGAGTGGGATGACTGGTTTTGTGTTAAACTGGTTCCTCTTTTCCCCAGTTTGACTTCAGAAATGCTAAAAACAATATTAGCAAAGGTCGACTGCAGCACTTACCAAATAAT TGTTAAAGGGCTGGACATGGCTTTTGACAAAATGTCTCTGAGTAAACAGAAGGACATCACACTAGTTTTGATGAATTACATGAAACAGTCTCAGAAAGTCAGTGGATCAg gctTACCCTGTAGATCCGATACCAATACTTCCACTGCCTGGCTTTTGGTAAACTTTGGCAAATTCTCTATCCATGCAAGTTCGGACGATCTGCAGTCACTCAGTCCTGATTTTTCTAAG GTTCCATCACTGGGATTATATAATGTGTCTCAAGTCTATTATCTGAACATGAGTTCTGAAGCACTTCAAAACACAGATGCGATAAAAGTGGTTTTTGACCGTTTGAAGGAAGGTGATGCTTTGAAGAATCTTCAAGCGTTTTTGGCGGCTCTTGCTAACAGCTCAAAG ACTTTACAATCACAACCCTTGGCGAGGGACTTCATAATGAATCAGACATTTGGCATAATCAGCAGTCGATTCTCCAACTTCTCAAGAGCTGATTGGAATGACTGGTTTTGTAGTAAACTGGTTCCTCTCCTCCCCAGTCTGACTGGAAATATGTTAAAATCTACATTAACAAAGGTCGACTGTGGCGTTTACCAAATAAT TGTTAAAGGACTGAACATGACATATGAGAACATGAGTGGGAGTAAACAGAAGGAAATCACACTTGCTTTGGTGAATTACCTGAAGGACATGCAGAAAATCAATAGTTCAG GTATACCTTGCAGCTCCACCACTAACACTTACACTGACTGGGTTTTAGCCAACTTTGGCAAATACTCCACCAGTGTGAGTCAGGAAGATCTGCAGTTGCTTAATAAAGGTTTCTTTAAG atGACATAA